The window TTCACCAGGCTTAACAGTAAACGAAATATTCTTTAAAACATCTGTTTTACCATCATAACTAAAGGTTACATTTTTAAATTCAATTAACCCTTCAAAGATTTCTAGTTTACTTTCAATTTGTTCAGGCTCAATTTCTTCATTATCCAGTAAAGTAAATACTCGTGAAGCCGCAACAATTGCTTGTTGATAGAAAGATAATCGTTCCATTACACTGTTAATTGGTTCAAAGAATCGATTGATATAAGTTATGAAAACATAAACAACCCCTACTTCAATTGCAGTGTTGAATGAAGTCATACCGAAGTAAGTTAAAATAATGACAATTGCTGTAAAGAAAATTAAATCAATTACTGGTCTAAGTAAGAGACTATTTAATTTGATATTGTTCATCATTGCATCATAATGCTCATTATTTATGTGATCGAACTCATCAGAAATTCGTTGTTCCTGACGAAATGTTTGGATGATCCCCATTCCCGATAAACTTTCTGCCAACTTCGCGTTTAGCTGACTTAGCTTCTCTCTCATTGTCATAAAAACCACTGAACTATACTTCCGGTACAAATAAATAACCAAAAAGATTAATGGCAATAAAACAAGTGTATATAAAGCGAGTAATGGATTTAATAGGAACATGGCAACATAAACCCCAACAATAAGAAACGCCGCTTGTATGAATGAACTTAAAACAGAGACGAATAATTCCTTTATAGCCTCTGTATCATTTGTAGCTCTTGAAACAATTGACCCTGCAGGTGTTTCATCGAAATACCGCATTCCCAGCTTATGAATTTTAGAGAAAACATCAATTCGCAGCTGCTGAATTATTTTTAACGCAATCTCCTGAAACTTTACAAGCTGTAAATAGGATATCACTACATTCAGAATCTGTATGATAAAATAGGAAACCGCTAAATAGAGGATAGGCTCAAAATCGAAAATGTTTTTTGCTACATAATCATCCAAAAATATTTTAATGAGATATGGGCCAAGTACATCCCCGATAACAGTCAGCATCAGTAAAAACAGTGCCAGTATTACTGATTTCTTATGCGGTTTTAAATAAGCTAATAATCTGAAGAGAATCTGTGTTTGTTCTTTACTAGAAAAGGCGAGCTTGTTTTTCATTTCCTTCCCCTCCCTTTTCTACCAATCGCTCAAGCTGCTGTAGCTGATACATTTCAAAGTATCTACCTTGTAAGCCCATCAATTCTCCATGTGTTCCTTTTTCAACGATCGTCCCTTCATGCATCACGATAATTAGTTGAGCATGTTCAATTGCACTTAAGCGATGAGATGTAATTATAGTTGTAGATTCTTTTCTTGCTTCCTTAAGAGACCTTAGTATCGCTTCCTCAGTTTTTGCATCTACAGCTGATAATGAATCATCTAAAATAAGAAGCTCTGGTTTCATCATTAAAGCTCTGGCAATAGAAATTCTTTGTTTTTGACCACCAGATAAAGAAACACCACGTTCTCCCACAATTGTTTCATATCCCTCGGTTAAACGTAAAATATCTTCATGAATATGAGCAACTTTCGCAATTTGTTCGACGACTTCTCGTTTTTCTTGAGGATTGATAAATGCGATATTTTCATAGATTGTTGTTGAGAATAAAAAATGATCTTGAGGCACATAACCGATTGCTTCTCTTAATCGTTGTTTTTTATATTCATCAATGGAATGTCTTCCGAATTTAATTTCCCCAGTATATCCTTCAAATTCACGTAATAATAATTTTAAAATGGATGTTTTACCTGAACCTGTTTTCCCTACTATTCCTAATGTTTCACCGCGCTTCAAGGTAAAATGAACATTATGCAGTGCACTGGTATGATCACCTGGGAATTTGAAATCTTCAATGTCGAATTGTATATCTCCATTTGGTTTAATATCCACCGCATTTTCTTTATCGTCAATCTCTATCGGGACATTCAGTAGTTGTTCAATACGGTCATAAGAAGCAGAACCACGTTCCATAATATTAAACAACATACCAAATGCCAGCATTGGCCAAACCAGTAATCCTAAATAAGTATTAAATGCTACCAGATCACCAATTGTCATGGAATCTTCATAAATAAATTTGGCACCAAAACCTAAGCTCAGCATGAAGCTAAAGCCAATCACTAAACTAATGGTAGGGTCAAACAAAGAATCGATTCTAGCAACTTTCATGTTTTTATCAACTACATCATTTGATAACCGAGTGAAATCTGCTGTATCTTCTTCTTGCTGACCAAAAGTCTTGATTACTTTAATACCTGAAATACTTTCCTGTGTTTTATCATTTAAATCGGAAAATGCTGCTTGAGCTTCGCGGAACTTCGAGTGAAGCAGCTTCCCATAATAACTAGTGGAGATGGCCATTAAAGGCATAGGAATCAAGGCAATTAATGTTAAACGCCAATCGATTGTAAATGCCATCGCTAAAATAACAAATCCACCTGTTGTAACAGAGTCAAAAAGAGTTAGAACGCCTCCACCAGCTGTTTGCTGCACTGCAGAAATGTCATTTGTTGCATGGGCCATTAAATCTCCAACTCGTCGCTGTTGATAAAATGACGGACTCATTTTCGTAAAATGACGAAAGAGCTTCTCTCGTAAAATTTTTGCTAAATAAGTAGAAGAGCCAAATATCATTCTTCGCCAATAATAACGAAGAATATAGATAAGAATGGCAACTACGATTATGATTCCAACCCATTTTGCAAGTGTTTGCGGCGTTAACACTCCTTCACCAATTTCATCAACGACATAACCTATCACTTTTGGCGGAATAAGATTTAATAGTGCAACTAAACCAAGCATCGTCAGACCAATTAGATACTCTTTTTTCCTCAATTTAAAAAACCAACTTAATTTTAAAAATACTTTCATCCATTCACCTTCTTTAATGTCTAAAGGTACTTAATTTTTCAAAAATTCAGTCCATATCAAGCCCAACTAATTTTAGCAAATATTAAATTCCACGTGAAGAGCATTCTTAAAAATAATTCAGTATTCGAAACATTTCCGTCGAAAGTAGTAGGAAAAGAAAAAAAACTGCAACCAACCTCAATCATTTCGAATTTGGTTACAGTCTAAAACTTTTCTTCAATTATATAAATAATTTTATATTTTCCTTTATACATTTATTACACATGGTAAATCTTCTCGAAACATTTTGTGGGCATCTGTACTCAATTCTAAAACTGACATTGCCTCAACATTCGGTTTTGCATAAATAATCGGATAATCTTTTTCACCAAGTAATTCATCCGGTTTGTAGGGTAATATCTCTTTATCAATCGAAAATCCATCATAAACACCTTTACAATTTCCACGGGCATCTAACCGAATCCATTTACTTATAGAAGGTATAAAGACCGCATTTAGGGCATGGAGCGCATAACGATTATCTGTTCCATTAATAAGTAATCTTTGATAACAAAAACCTGTCGGAATGGATTGCGATCTTAATAATGCTGCTAATAGATTAGCTTTGGCAAAACAAACTCCTTCACCATATTTTAAAACTTCATTTGCTCGACAGGGTACATATTGGCTTTGGATATCCAATGATTGAGCGATTTGATCCCTTACATACTCAAAAGCAATTTTTACTTTGTCGATATCTGTTTGATTTTCTGAAAATAACAGAGCAACTTGTTTTTTAATCGATTCATGTGAATAGTTAACTACATACAGTTCATTTAAATAATCACCAATGTCAATAGATTCAGCAATCAAATTCATTATAACCATCTCCGAACATTTTCATGTAATCTCTTATTTAGCTATATTATACTTCTTTAGGAAATTTGGATTCTATATTCTATCAATCACAAATATGTATAAACCGTGAAATGTTGTTTAAGTTAAAGGTTTTACTTGAGTATTAATTGCCATAAAAAATGGAAAACCACCTTAAAAAAAAGATGGTTTTCCTGACATTGTCATGTTGTAACTTTTAATACAGTTTTAATTTTTTGAATTACTCCACCCGAGCTATAAGTTAACACACTACGTTTATAGAATGATAAACTAATCATATAAAACGCCACAACTGTTATAACTAAGAGGGCTAATGAAATAATTGGCTCTATTGCAGCTATATCAGTTGCTCCTATACGCATTGGCATAACCATCCCAGAAGTTAAAGGAATATATGAGAATACTTTAATAAGCAATGTATCTGGGTTTGCAACACCTGATATCATCACATAGAAACCCACTAAAGCAGTCATAATTGCCGGAGTCATTACTTGTGAAGCTTCCTCTACCTTCGAAACAAGCGAACCAAATAACGCACCAATGATTAAGAATAAAATAATCGTTAAGAACAAGAAGGCGATGACATAAAATACATAGGAATAAGACAATTCATTTAAAATGGATTCAACCATTTCCCATTTCGATCCACCATCCGTAAATCGAAGCAACACAAATAGGAAACCAAAAATAATTACAAACTGTGTTAAGGCAAGTAACGTAATTCCTATGATTTTAGATTGGAAATGAGTACTTGGTTTTACACTTACTAATAGCATTTCAAGAGCTCGTGATCCTTTTTCAGATGCGACATCTGTCGTAATCATCGATAAGAACGCCATTATAAAGAAGTAAATCACAATCCCCACAAAGTAGGATGCCCACATACCTGATTGCTTCTGGTCTTCACTCTTCCCATCTGCGACAGCTTCATTTAAATTTGTTGTCGTAATAATTGCTTCAGAATTTAAGATTTTGTCAGCCTCACTAGCCGTTAGATTCAATTGTTGAATACCGTAAATCTTCCCAGCATATTGAACAAACGAGGAAATAGTCGATTGATCATTTAATTTTAATGGTGCATATGTTGCAATATCAGCCTTGAAAGCTTCATTTTCTTCCGTAACAACGACAACTGCATCATATTCTTCTTCTTTTAATTGATCATATACAGTTTCCGTCTGATCTGTCGGGAAGCTAAAGGCAATGTCCTCATTTGATATAAATATAGGTTCCAATTCAACGGGAGTTTCGTTAATCAAAGCCACTTTAAGGGCTTCTTCATCCACAAAGATGGCTTTAATATCTGACCAAAATACAACGACTGCAATAACTGCTACATATAAAAGAGTCATTAGTATAAAAGATTTTGCGCGTACCTTCTGTTTATAGAGCTGTTTAATCAAAATCCCTAATTTACTCAACATTGCCACCTACCTTATCTTTGAATATCTCATCCAGTGATAAATAATCAAGACTAAATTTCTCTATATATTGTCCGTTTGAGACAACCTCAAAGATAGATTCTGCGAAAGATTCGTCCATCAAGGTTAGAATATATTCATCTCGATCAATCTTAACCCCTTTTACACCTGCCATTTTTTCTAACTCTCTTAAAGGAACATCTGTACGAAGCGTCAATTTCGTTTTTCCATATTGCTTCTTCAAATCTAGTAGACTACCAGAGAATAGAGAGACACCTCTTTTAAGGAGGCAGAGATGATCACATAATTCTTCAACATTATCCATTTGATGACTGGAAAATAGAATCGTCACACCTTTATCTTTTAATAATAAAATTGCACTTTTCAACAAGTCTCTGTTAACAGGATCCAATCCACTGAAAGGTTCATCCAAGATTAAAAATTTGGGATTGTGAATAAAGCTAGCGATTAATTGTACTTTCTGCTGATTTCCTTTTGACAAAGTTTCCGCCTTGTTATGTCGTTTCTCCTCTAAATCAAAGCGGGCAATCCAAAAATCAATCTCCCTCTTTAGAGCATCACGTTTCATACCTCGCAATTCACCAAAGAAATATAATTGCTCCTCCACCTTCATCTGAGGGAATATGCCACGTTCCTCCGGTAAATATCCTAAGTAATCACGATTTATTTTTTTAATGGGCGTTCCATCCCAAGTAATCGTTCCAGATGTTTGGTCTTGTAGATCTAAAATCATTCGGAAAGTAGTGGTTTTGCCTGCACCATTTTGGCCAATAAGACCAAAGATTTCACCTTTCCCGATAGTGAAATTCAAGTCATTTACCGCTGTGAAATCTTTGTATTTTTTCACAACATGTTCTAAAGTCAATGTCATTTTTATAGCTCCTTTCTAATCGTTAAAAATCTCTAACTTCTGTTTCAAATTTCTTCGTTTATTTATAACTTTTAGCAAGGGGAATAATATAATGGTCGCAATTCCTATATTTAGTCCCCCGACAAAATCATTAATACTATTTTTACTTTCATCACTTAAGAGAGTAGTATTAACGATTCCAATTAATACATTAATAAAGAAAACCGATGAAAATAGATAGAACACTCGGTTTAGGTATGCTAGTTTCGAAGAAGTATCACTATATAATTCAAATGGTCCTTCTGACGCCTTTTTTCGAAAATAGGCCCAATTAAACACTACTTTCACAAGTTCAATTCCAGATAATTGCAAAAAATCTATGTACTCTTTGCGATCATCTTTTGAACCTAGCTCATAAATCATCTCATTTCGATAAATATATTCTCCTGGGTCCCCTTTCTTAAAAGCATAATATCCTATCCCGAAAGTGGTTAAATGCCAACCTTTTTCTGCCATATGATTTACCCATTTTTCCTCTTTTTCATAATCGAAAAAAAGACGTAATTTAATTTTAGTCTCTTTCAAGATTTGCCACCTCCTGTTATACGGACACCATTATCGAAAAGTTCCCTTAATCTTGAAATTTCTGTATTAATTACCTTTTTTCCTTCCTCTGTAATGATGTACTCCTTTTTTCGTCCATCTTCTTCAAAATTTTGGATCCAACCCCGTTCTAATAGGGTCTTTATCGCTCCATAAATAGTACCTGCACCTAGTTTCACACGCCCTGCTGTCATTTCTTCCGTTAGTTGAATAATTCCGTATCCATGTCTAGGTTCGTATAATGAAAGTAAAATATAATAAACCCCTTCCGTTAGAGGAGGATGATCTTGAGTCATTTCCTTCTTCCCTTTCAATTATATTGATGAACGATATATCGGCTGTTGATATAGTTAATATATCAGCAACCGATATAGTTGTCAATATGGTAGATAATTGGATTTCATTTGCATTGGATAGTCTATACATACTGAAGATAATATATAAAAGTAATTATTTTTTTATACGGATGGAATTGAATTGAAGTTGGAGTAGATTGAAATAAGAATAGTTCATAAAAGACATTTTGAAGGAGGAGAAGGATGATGATTCACTTTTTGATAGGAATGAGCAGCATAATTTGAACAAGATAATACTAAGGAGGGACTTCATATGGGGAATGAAGTCCCTTTTGAAGAAAAAGTTTTTGCTAATTCACCTCATAAAGGGAATTCACTGCATTTGGAAGATAGATAGTATTGCTCATGCACTTCAAATAGCCATTGAACTGCATCCAGAAGTTTTAGACTGCTGCTAATGCACCCAGGACTAATGAATGAAGTGCATGATATGAAGAAGTTTGCATAAATGGGGCAATTCGTAATATAAGACCGTCTCTCCCTGACAGGTTCCCCCTTGGTTTTGTCTTAGTTTTCTGCTTGTCTGCTACTTTTCCTTTATGTCATTTTCCTGATTTTCTTTCAAAAAAGTACAGATTATCTTAATGGTTTCATCAATTTCATTATTAAAGAAATTATTTTTAGTGAAGTAGCTATGTACTAAACCATTTGCAACATGTAATTCCACATTATTACCAAAACTTTTTAGTTTATGCGCATAAGCAATTCCTTCATCCTTTAAAACATCATTTTCAGCAACAATAATCAATGCTTCAGGTAACTGTTTTACATCTTTCGCCTTCAATGGTGCTACATAAGGATGGTTTTGTAAGTCCTTCTCGACTAGATAGTAATGGGCAAACCATTCCATATCTTTCTTCTGCAAACCAAAACCTTCTGCAAACTCGTAATAGGAATCAGTAGTAAATGATAAATCTGTAACAGGATAAAGCAAAATTTGCTTTTTGATAGCAGGACCTTGTAGTTCTCTATTTAATAGTGTGACAACTGTAGCTAAATTTCCTCCTGCACTATCCCCCATTACAGAAAGCTCATTTTGTAGACCATTTAAGACTTGAGAGTGGTCCACCGTCCATCGAAACGCATCATAGGCATCATTTACTGGAATAGGGAATGGATATTCCGGAGCTAAACGATATCCAACGGAAATAACAATGGATTTCGTCTCGGCTGCTAGAAGTTGACAAGTTTCATTACATGTCTCGATATCGTTCAACACCCATCCTCCCCCATGATAATAAATGATTATGGGAAACGGTCCTTTACCGCTTGGCGTATAAATTCTAATAGGAATTTCCTCCCCATCACGTACAACGATGGTTTTATCTTCTATTAGCCTTAAAGGAACAAGATTTGCTAATTCTATTTTAGGGGCATTTGCTCGTAATCTTCTTACTTCAGTTGGAGTCATCGTATGTAAAGGGCGTTGCTGATTTACAATTTCTAAATAATCTTTCGTGCTTTCCAATAAATTTGCCATCTATTTCACGATCCTTAAAAGTGTATTTTTAATACCAATCTATTTACTCTGATTTAATTATAAGTAATTCAATAGGAATTATCAATTATATGGAAATAAATATCTTTCTACCTTGTTTTAGTTTCCCTACACTCAATACTTCTTAAACCAAAACTACTAGTCAATTAAAAAAGACATGGTCTCCCATGCCTTCATAACTAAGAATAAAACGGAAAATTCTTTGGTTGTTGAATTACAGGCATTGAAAAATGTGAAGGGTGTGAATGATGGTATGGCTGTTGATAATTGTGATTTTGATGACAGTCCTTATATGGGCCTATAAAAGTATTTGGTTTCACAGGTGCAGTCGTTTGCTTCCATTGTTGTTCATCTATACAATATGTCCTCGCCATGATACTTGAAGGCGTAAATTTCAAAATATCAGAACCTAATATTACTTCAGGTGTATTCGCATCGAAAATCGCTAGAAAGTGTGTGTGATCAGCTTGTGCCTCGATAAAGTGCCACCAGCCTTGGGGAACATTTGCTACCTGTCCAGGCATTATTGTGAATTGCATTAATTGCTTCATAAATGGGTTAAAGATTGACACAGTAGCACAACCAGAAATACAGTAAACTAATTCAGCTGCGTTTTGATGGTAATGAGGCTCAACAATATTGCCCTTACTTAAGTAAGTATCAAGCATAGAGAGATTTTTTAATGAGTTTAATTGACTCACACCTAAAACATTTATAAAATTTTGTTGGTCTTTTTTAAACAATTGGCTTTTGTTTACATCAAACGAAAATTGAGTAGAAGGTGAAGAAAAATCAATTGTTGAATTCATTGTATGTTCTCCTTTTTGAATACTTTAATAAAGCTGAAAAACCTTTTCAAAACTATAAGATATCATTACGGTAATAACGTAATGTCCCAGATTCATGACAAAAGCCTCGCTTCTCCCCAACTATAATATGTACATTTTCAATTTAGGTTCTTGCACGTAATATTAGCAACTTTAAGAAATTTATCACGGTATTTATTAAATAGTAATTCTATTTCTCAAATTCTTATGTGACAATAGGTAATTTATCTAGTTCACTTTCTCACTTTTGAATAGATTAATAATGCACAAAATAATAAAAAGAGGAGGGTAAAATTTATGCATCGTCGTCATCATTGTGGAGGCCGTTGTAACAACCCGATTTGCTGTCCACCAAATGTTTTTCCAACTCAGGTAGCACCAGCTCGAGTATCACCAACTCAACAAGTTGTAAGAACAAACATCTTTAACACAGTTGTACCGCATTACCACCCAGTTCATACGACAACTGTCAATAGACATAACACTCACAATCAACATTACTTCCCACGTACTCAATCTGTTGTGAATGAATTCTCTGAAACTCAAGAATTCTTCCCACCTTATAATGCAGGAACTACAGGTAATACTGGATTTACTGGAAATACAGGATTTATAGGTAATACTGGAATGATGGGTAATACTGGATTTATGGGAGCTCCAGTTCGTAGAAGAAGAGGATTTTTTTAATTTCTAGTTTCTAGAAATGACTTGTCTATACTTCTTCCTATAAAAAATAGATTACCTGCTTCACGTAAAGTGAGAGGTAATCTATTTTTACTTACATACGCTTTAATTTTTCATACTCAAGTTGTAATTGTTCTATTCGTTTTCTTCCCTCTTCACGGTTACGAACTGTCTCAGCTTGAATTTGTTTTGTTTCTTCAATTCCTGACATAATTGTCTGCCATGTTGTTTCAATTGTTTCAATTTTAATGCTTGGATTTCCAGCTGATCGAGCAATATCAATACTGTTTTGACGAATATTTTCAGCATTTCGAATTAACATTTCATTTGTTCTTTTATCAAGCTCATTCATCGAATCTGCAACTAACTTTTGACGTTGGATTGTAACTGCATGAATTAACCCTTGTTTAAAAATAGGAATTGTAGTAACGAACGCAGAGTTGATTTTACCTATTAGATGATTGTTTCCTTGCTGAATCATACGAATTTGAGGTGCAGCCTGGAAAGAAACCTGTTGAGCCATTTCTAAATCATACCTGCGTTGCTCTAATAGCTCCATATTTCTTCTTAACGTTTCCAGCTCCATAATAGCTTGTTGATCGCCTTCATTTGCTCTTTGCTCTAATTGCGGAATGAGTGGCTGAAGTTTATGCAGTTTCACTTCAATAGCAGCCACGTGCTCACTTAGACTTTGGAAATAATTTAGATTTTGATCATACATTTGCTCAAGCTCAACCGTATTTCGTTTCATCTCAAGCTCATATTTTTGTATTTCATTATAGATTACATCAATTTCTTTATTCATTGTGTCGTATTTCGACAGGATTTTTTCTAGTTGTTCTTTTCCTTTGTTAAATAAGCGCTTTAAAAAGCCGCCTTTTTTCTCTTCTTTAAAATCCTGTGGATCAAAACGGTCCATTATTTTGTTTAAATTATTTATAAGCTCACTTGATTTTTCAAGCTTGCTTGTTTTTATAGAAGCTAACATTTTATCTGAAAATTTCGAGATTGCTGTTGCAGTTTCTTTTCCGAACTCTAAAACAGCAATTTGATTTTTAACGTCTATTTTCTCAGCAAGCGCCTGTACTTGAGGTTCTTCTCTTAAAGCTAGCTGACGTTTCTTAATTTGGGACAATTCTTCCTTACTAACTAGCTGCTGCTGTGGTATTTCAGAAAGGCTATTATTTTCTACATTCATTTTTGAATTTAAATCATCAAATAATGGGTTTTTTAGTTCTGACATTGAAATCCCCCGTTCTATTTATTGTTTTGTCATTATAGACAAAAACACAGTTAACTTTAACCTTGTATAAATTATGCTTATAAAAAACATACGAAATACAAGTAAAAAAGTTTCAAGAAATAATTTATCATGAGTAAGTTATTTTGTTAAGCTGAATCAAGAACAAATTTATACACACCTAAAAATAATCCTGTTTGTACTCAAACAGGATTATTATTCCATTATTATAATGCACTTCCTGAACCACCATCAATATTAAGAGCAGTCCCTGAAACATAGGAGGCAGCATCAGATGCTAAAAAAGTAATTACATTCGCTGCTTCTTCTGTATTGCCAATGCGTCCTAATGGAATATTTTTTCCAACTTCTCTAGAATACTCTTCCCATGTAGCATCCGGCATTTCATTGTGCCATTTTTTTTCGATTTGACTACTTCTAATTAACCCAATACATACAGAGTTCACTCGGATATTGTATTTCCCTAAGTCTTTACTCATCGCTTTTGTTAATGCAAGGCCAGCTGAACGACTAACTGTGGTTGGTAGGCTTGATGCTGGTGGAGTTTTAGCTAAAACAGCAGTTAGATTGATGATAGAGCCTCCGTTTTGTTCTTTTAAATAGGGAAGAGCGTATTTTGAACAATGAATGGCACCAAATAATTTTAAATTTAAATCAGAATGCCATAATTCTGTTTCCACGTCCTCAAAAGAGTTAGCTGATGATGTTCCGGCATTATTAATGACTATATTCAACTTTCCGAAATGAGCAACCACTTCTTCAATTAGTCTCTTGCATTCTTCTTCGATAGACACATCTGCAGAGATCGTCAGAACATCTTCTCCTGTTTGTTCTTGGATAAATGCTTTTGCTTCCTTCAGTGTATCTTCACCTCGAGCAGCAATTGCTACTTTAGTCCCCTCTTTGACTAGCTGTAATGCTGTATATAAGCCAATTCCTTTACTCGCACCTGTTATTACTGCTACCTTATCTTTTAATCCTAGATTCATATGCAATAACTCCTTTAATTTTCTATAATAGTTAAATTATATAAGAAATTATCTTAGTTGTGTGAATTTTCTTATGATTCTTTCTTATTTTTATTCGTTAGTAATTTGTTTGACAAAAATAGTCCAATTCCACCAATCACAATAAATAACAGTGCACGGACTATGAGATTTAAAGAATCAAGATCAGAGAATATGAGTTTAATAATAGCAACCGCAAGTATACAATACCCCATTGACTTTACTTTTCGTAATACACCTGTAGTGCTCATCCATAGGGATAAACTTGCTGTAATAAATAGTAAAAGTGTCTTGCCAGTAACAACAAGGAAGTAATTGACAATACTATCGAATTGCAATTGACTTAAAAGAGAATATAGCAGCACCAATGCTCCGAGTATCCCTACAGTTAATAGACCGTCCACATCCAATTTTAATTTCGATATCCAAGTTCTATATAAATATCCCTTCATATATATATCGGCAAGAATCGCAATGACGATAAATGCATAAATAATACGAACGAATAGGTTCAGCCATATATCAATGCCCTCTACAAAATGCGTTGGTATCAGGTTAATGTACGTAAGGAAAAATGCAAAAATTAAAATGTATCTAAGTCCCC is drawn from Lysinibacillus sp. SGAir0095 and contains these coding sequences:
- a CDS encoding ABC transporter ATP-binding protein, coding for MKNKLAFSSKEQTQILFRLLAYLKPHKKSVILALFLLMLTVIGDVLGPYLIKIFLDDYVAKNIFDFEPILYLAVSYFIIQILNVVISYLQLVKFQEIALKIIQQLRIDVFSKIHKLGMRYFDETPAGSIVSRATNDTEAIKELFVSVLSSFIQAAFLIVGVYVAMFLLNPLLALYTLVLLPLIFLVIYLYRKYSSVVFMTMREKLSQLNAKLAESLSGMGIIQTFRQEQRISDEFDHINNEHYDAMMNNIKLNSLLLRPVIDLIFFTAIVIILTYFGMTSFNTAIEVGVVYVFITYINRFFEPINSVMERLSFYQQAIVAASRVFTLLDNEEIEPEQIESKLEIFEGLIEFKNVTFSYDGKTDVLKNISFTVKPGETIALVGHTGSGKSSIINLLMRFYEFEKGDILLDGKSIKSYSKQELRNKLGLVLQDPFLFYGTIESNIKLFNPSLTKNHVVAAAEFVQADKFIEQLPSKYEQRVSERGSTFSSGQRQLVAFARTIATNPKILVLDEATASIDTETEVAIQSSLEKMRKGRTTIAIAHRLSTIQDAEQILVLHQGEIVERGTHQELLTQKGLYHKMYLLQNGIVE
- a CDS encoding ABC transporter transmembrane domain-containing protein, with the translated sequence MKVFLKLSWFFKLRKKEYLIGLTMLGLVALLNLIPPKVIGYVVDEIGEGVLTPQTLAKWVGIIIVVAILIYILRYYWRRMIFGSSTYLAKILREKLFRHFTKMSPSFYQQRRVGDLMAHATNDISAVQQTAGGGVLTLFDSVTTGGFVILAMAFTIDWRLTLIALIPMPLMAISTSYYGKLLHSKFREAQAAFSDLNDKTQESISGIKVIKTFGQQEEDTADFTRLSNDVVDKNMKVARIDSLFDPTISLVIGFSFMLSLGFGAKFIYEDSMTIGDLVAFNTYLGLLVWPMLAFGMLFNIMERGSASYDRIEQLLNVPIEIDDKENAVDIKPNGDIQFDIEDFKFPGDHTSALHNVHFTLKRGETLGIVGKTGSGKTSILKLLLREFEGYTGEIKFGRHSIDEYKKQRLREAIGYVPQDHFLFSTTIYENIAFINPQEKREVVEQIAKVAHIHEDILRLTEGYETIVGERGVSLSGGQKQRISIARALMMKPELLILDDSLSAVDAKTEEAILRSLKEARKESTTIITSHRLSAIEHAQLIIVMHEGTIVEKGTHGELMGLQGRYFEMYQLQQLERLVEKGGEGNEKQARLF
- a CDS encoding transglutaminase family protein, producing MNLIAESIDIGDYLNELYVVNYSHESIKKQVALLFSENQTDIDKVKIAFEYVRDQIAQSLDIQSQYVPCRANEVLKYGEGVCFAKANLLAALLRSQSIPTGFCYQRLLINGTDNRYALHALNAVFIPSISKWIRLDARGNCKGVYDGFSIDKEILPYKPDELLGEKDYPIIYAKPNVEAMSVLELSTDAHKMFREDLPCVINV
- a CDS encoding ABC transporter permease, giving the protein MLSKLGILIKQLYKQKVRAKSFILMTLLYVAVIAVVVFWSDIKAIFVDEEALKVALINETPVELEPIFISNEDIAFSFPTDQTETVYDQLKEEEYDAVVVVTEENEAFKADIATYAPLKLNDQSTISSFVQYAGKIYGIQQLNLTASEADKILNSEAIITTTNLNEAVADGKSEDQKQSGMWASYFVGIVIYFFIMAFLSMITTDVASEKGSRALEMLLVSVKPSTHFQSKIIGITLLALTQFVIIFGFLFVLLRFTDGGSKWEMVESILNELSYSYVFYVIAFLFLTIILFLIIGALFGSLVSKVEEASQVMTPAIMTALVGFYVMISGVANPDTLLIKVFSYIPLTSGMVMPMRIGATDIAAIEPIISLALLVITVVAFYMISLSFYKRSVLTYSSGGVIQKIKTVLKVTT
- a CDS encoding ABC transporter ATP-binding protein; amino-acid sequence: MTLTLEHVVKKYKDFTAVNDLNFTIGKGEIFGLIGQNGAGKTTTFRMILDLQDQTSGTITWDGTPIKKINRDYLGYLPEERGIFPQMKVEEQLYFFGELRGMKRDALKREIDFWIARFDLEEKRHNKAETLSKGNQQKVQLIASFIHNPKFLILDEPFSGLDPVNRDLLKSAILLLKDKGVTILFSSHQMDNVEELCDHLCLLKRGVSLFSGSLLDLKKQYGKTKLTLRTDVPLRELEKMAGVKGVKIDRDEYILTLMDESFAESIFEVVSNGQYIEKFSLDYLSLDEIFKDKVGGNVE
- a CDS encoding DUF2812 domain-containing protein yields the protein MKETKIKLRLFFDYEKEEKWVNHMAEKGWHLTTFGIGYYAFKKGDPGEYIYRNEMIYELGSKDDRKEYIDFLQLSGIELVKVVFNWAYFRKKASEGPFELYSDTSSKLAYLNRVFYLFSSVFFINVLIGIVNTTLLSDESKNSINDFVGGLNIGIATIILFPLLKVINKRRNLKQKLEIFND
- a CDS encoding PadR family transcriptional regulator → MTQDHPPLTEGVYYILLSLYEPRHGYGIIQLTEEMTAGRVKLGAGTIYGAIKTLLERGWIQNFEEDGRKKEYIITEEGKKVINTEISRLRELFDNGVRITGGGKS
- a CDS encoding alpha/beta hydrolase — its product is MANLLESTKDYLEIVNQQRPLHTMTPTEVRRLRANAPKIELANLVPLRLIEDKTIVVRDGEEIPIRIYTPSGKGPFPIIIYYHGGGWVLNDIETCNETCQLLAAETKSIVISVGYRLAPEYPFPIPVNDAYDAFRWTVDHSQVLNGLQNELSVMGDSAGGNLATVVTLLNRELQGPAIKKQILLYPVTDLSFTTDSYYEFAEGFGLQKKDMEWFAHYYLVEKDLQNHPYVAPLKAKDVKQLPEALIIVAENDVLKDEGIAYAHKLKSFGNNVELHVANGLVHSYFTKNNFFNNEIDETIKIICTFLKENQENDIKEK